AATCGGTCACCAAGGAGTCGGCGCTGGCGAAACTCGACGCCAGCGAGGCCGCGCGCGAGGTGGCCGAGGAGGCGGTCCAGACGCTCGGCGGGTACGGCTACACCACCGACTTCGCGCCGCAGCGCTTCTACCGCGACGCGAAGCTGATGGAGATAGGCGAGGGGACGAGCGAGATCCAACACGTCGTGTTGGGCCGCGAGTTGGGGCTGTAGCGCCGGCTCACGGGGTTCGGAACTGCGCCGGCTGCCGGCCCGTCTGGCACTTATAAATTCCGCTCGATGTAGCGGTTCAGCGACGCGACCTTGTCGGCGTCGAAGGTCCAGAGCCCCTGCCACGTCCGCGGCTCGGTCTCGACCGCGAGCAGCGCCACGCCGCCTTCGACGCCGCGTTCGAGGTCGCTCCCGGCGTCTCTCTCGACCGGTTTCGCTCCCCCTTCCGGGCGGAACGCCACGAACCAGCTGTCGGTGAAGTCCGGGCCGTCGCCGGCGTGGATCACCGCGTCGAGGTCGGTCGGCAACTCGTCCGCGACGCCGTACAAGTGCGTGTCGACGCCGGCCTCAGGGACGCGCTCGTACACCTCGCGCGTCCCGATCTCGTCGTTGAGCCGCGAGAGCCGCTGGAACGACGAGCGGAGCGTCCCGCTGCCGGCCGTCCACGCGGCGCGCTCGATGAACCGCGAGATGGTGATGAGGAGGAGCTTCTGTCGGTTCGACTCGGGATACCCGCGCAGGGAGAACGCGGTGTCGGTGAGCCCGCTCACCACCGACGGCAGTTCGACCTCGCTGAGCGGTCGGCTCCCGGTAACGTAGAGGTCCGAGTTCACGAGCAGCAGCACCTGGCTGAGTTCGTCCAGCGTGGACCCGGCGATCACTCGGTCCTCTTCGATGAGCAGCGTGAGGTTCTCTAAGGTTTCGGGGTCGTCTCCCTCGAAGGGGACGTCGTCGTGTTGGCGAAGCGCCTCGACGTCGATCACGGGGCGGTTCCCCCCTGCGGCCGACACCTGTCCGCCCCCGTCGTCTGCGACGCGGCCGCCCTCCTCGTCGGCGGTCGGACCGACGGGGTCGTCTGTCCTGCAGTCGATGCGTTCGGTCGTCAGCTCGCCGGTGGCGAGCCCGTCCTCGTAGTCAGACAGTTCACCGGGGTTGTGCCCGGACTGCCCGCCGTCGGCGCGTTCGTTTTGCTCCGCGTTCGAGTCGTCGACGGTTCGCATGGTTCCACTGACCACGTCCACCGCGCTCTCTCCGAAGGTGTCGACGAGCATGTTCAAGACGAGGTCCGGGTCGGTGCGGTTGACCACGACGATGGTCCTGTCGGGCCCGTCGAACTGGTCGAGGAACTGTGCGAGCGTCACGTATCCGGACGTGGCTACTTTCCTTCATAAGGGTTCCTTCGTGGTTATCTCGGGTGAGAATCAGGCTGAAAACGGGCGACAAACTGCCGTCAGCGGCGACTTACGCGCCGACCGCGTCTTCGAGCAACTGCAGCGGGTGTTTGATCTCGTAGCCCGTCCCGTGTTCCATCTGCATCGCGCAGGTCGGGCACTCGGTCATGCCCACGTCGCCGTCCGCGTCCTCCATGTGTTCGAACATCTCGGCGCCGATCTTCATCGACTTCTCGTACTTCTCTTCTTTCCACCCGTAGGTCCCGGAGATCCCCGAACAGGAGTCGCCCACGTCCTCCATCGTGACGCCGTCGACGTCGCGGAACGTCTCGACCGCCTGCCGAGAGAGGCCCTGGTTGCGCGCGTGACACGGGGCGTGGTAGGCAAACGACTGTTCGTCCGCGAGTTCGCTCTCCGCCAGCTCGCCATCGAGGTCCTCGTGAATCCGGAGGTATTCGAGCGCTTCGTAGGTGTGCTCGGAGACGTCTTCGATCCCGTGGATGTCGAACAGTTCGGGGTACTCCTGTCGCAGCGACAGCGAACAGGAGGTACAAGAGGCGATCACGTCGGCGCCCTCGCCGATGGCCTTGACGAGGCTCTCGACGTTCGTCTCGGCGTGCCGGCGCGCGTCTTTCAACATCCCGTTCGCGAACATCGGCGTGCCCGAACACTTCTGTGGCGGGACCATCACCTCGTAGCCGAAGTGCTCGTAGACCCGGACCATCGCCTTGCCGACCTCCGGCGTGTTGAAGTTGGAGTAGCAGCCGTGGAAGTAGGCGACGCGCTTGTCGGGGTTCTGTACCTGTGCCCCGCCGCGTGCCTTCCACCACTCGCGGAACGTCTCGGTGGCGAACTCGGGGAAGTCGCGCTCCTTGGGAATCCCGAGCGCCTTCTCCATCCCCCAGCGGACCGGCCCGAAGTTCATCACGAACGAGGCGGTTCGCGGGAAGACGCTCGCCAGCCGCGCCGAGGTGCGGTAGTTCGCGAGCACGCGGTTGCGGATATACTCCACAGACAGCTTCTCCATCTGTTCTTCGACGTACTGGCCGCGCGCCTCGTTGTGCATCTGCGAGAGCGGCACCGAGGAGGGACACGCGTCGTCACAGCGCATGCAGTTCGAACAGGAGGTGATCGACTCGTCGATGTCGTGGTCCTCCTTGCGCTTGAGCCGCCACTGCTCGGGGCCCTGGAACTTCGGTCCGGGGAACTCCTCGTCGACCTCGGCGACCGGACAGGAGGTGTCACAGCTCGTGCATTTATAACAGGAGTCGGCGCCCTCTCGGAGGTCGAGGTCGCCGCCGGGGAACACGTCCACCGGGTCGTACGCGTCCGGGTCGAGTTCGGTCGAGTCGCTCCCGCCCGTCGCGCTCTCGACGCCGCCGTCGGTGGCGGCCTGCTCCGGCGTCGCCTCGTCGTGGGGCCCGTTCGTCTCGTCGGTCGCTCCGTCGTCGTCCGTGTGTCGTGTCATTGGCTTGCCTCTTTCGCCGCCCGTCGTCCCGCAACTACCCCGGTCGCGAGCGACACCCCGCTCGCGGACTTCTCGCGTGCCACGTCCGCGCCGCCGACGACGCCGCCGGCCGCGAAGACGTTCTCGTAGGCCGGCGCTCCGGCCGCGTCAAGCGCGCGCCCGTCCTCGTCGATTCGCACGCCGAACCGCGCGTACGGCTGGTCGCCGAACGCGTCGTCGACGAACCACTCGTAGCGGTCCGCCGGCTGTTCGACGTGCAGCCCGAACGCGGGTTCGGTGACGCCCTCGCGGTCCGAGTCGAGCCCCTTGCCGACGAGGCCGCCGGTCGCGAGCACGAACGCGTCGGCGCCGTAGGGTGTCTCGCGGCCCTTCCGGTCGACCGAGACCGTCTCGATAGCGCCGTCAGACTGGGCCTCGATCCCGACGACCGGATTCCCGGTCTCGAACCGGACGCCCGCCTCGTCGAGAGCGTCGTACAGCCGGTCTTCGAGCCGGAGGCCCGGCAGGCTCGGCGGCCCCATCGGAATCTCGAACACGTCGGCACCGAGCCGGTCGGCCAACTCCTCGCGGACCGCTTCGCCGTGCTGATCGCCGAGGAACGCCGGGAACCCGACGCGCTCGACGCGGTCGACGCCGCCCGCCTCGTCGACCACGTCGTGAAGATGCGGCGCGACCGCCTTCGCCAGCGCTTCGCGCGCCGGAACGCCGTCGATTTCCTCGTCGTGGTCGAGCGCCTTCGCGAGCCGGGTGATCTTCGTGTCCGCCCGGAACGCCTCGGCGAACTCGACTTCCGCGCCGGCGACGTCGAAGGGGACGCCCGCCGCCTCTAACCGGCCGGCGAAGGCGCGAGCGTCGTAGTCGGTGAGCGACCGGAACCCGACGATCAGGGTCGGGCGGTCGTCGCTCGCGATGCCGGCCTCGGCGGCCGCCGGGTAGCGCGCCGTGGGTTTCACGCTCCCGCCGAACGTCGGGACCAGCGCGTTGCGGTCGGTGTGGCCCCCGCGATACATCTCGCCGGTCAACTCGTCGAACAGGGACAGCCCGTCCCCGAGCGCGTCGGCGCCGACGGTCCGGTACGGGTGCGACTCGGGCAGCCGACCGATCGCCTCGAAGGGGTCCGCGAGCGGCCCCTCCGGGTCGGGCCAGTCGTCGGGGTCGAGCTCGCGACCCGCCGTCGGCGGCCCCTCGCGGAGCGGCTGTGCCGGCTCCGTGGCCGGCACGTATCCGAGCGCGTCTATCAGGCCGGACGCCTGTCTGAGCGTGCTCGACTTGTGGGAGACGAGGCGCACGTCGGCGCCCTCGCGGGCGGCCGCGGCGGCCGCGGTGATGGCTGCGAGCCCCCCGCCGACGACCAGTACGTCGCTATCTATCGCCATGGGACCCTCCGGTTGCCGCGTCGTCCGCTGCCCGGCCACCATCGGTGCTCGCGTCGTCTGCTGCCCGACCACCGTCGGTGCCCGCGTCGTTCGCTGCCCGGCCACCATCGGCCGCGGCCGCCCCGCTCTCGCCACCACCTGAGCCGGGGGACGCACCTCCGGACCCGGTGTCGAACGCCGCGAAGTCGACGTCGGCGTCGAGGCCTGCCGGGTCGCCGTCGCG
This genomic window from Halorubrum sp. PV6 contains:
- a CDS encoding anaerobic glycerol-3-phosphate dehydrogenase subunit C gives rise to the protein MTRHTDDDGATDETNGPHDEATPEQAATDGGVESATGGSDSTELDPDAYDPVDVFPGGDLDLREGADSCYKCTSCDTSCPVAEVDEEFPGPKFQGPEQWRLKRKEDHDIDESITSCSNCMRCDDACPSSVPLSQMHNEARGQYVEEQMEKLSVEYIRNRVLANYRTSARLASVFPRTASFVMNFGPVRWGMEKALGIPKERDFPEFATETFREWWKARGGAQVQNPDKRVAYFHGCYSNFNTPEVGKAMVRVYEHFGYEVMVPPQKCSGTPMFANGMLKDARRHAETNVESLVKAIGEGADVIASCTSCSLSLRQEYPELFDIHGIEDVSEHTYEALEYLRIHEDLDGELAESELADEQSFAYHAPCHARNQGLSRQAVETFRDVDGVTMEDVGDSCSGISGTYGWKEEKYEKSMKIGAEMFEHMEDADGDVGMTECPTCAMQMEHGTGYEIKHPLQLLEDAVGA
- the glpB gene encoding glycerol-3-phosphate dehydrogenase subunit GlpB, producing the protein MAIDSDVLVVGGGLAAITAAAAAAREGADVRLVSHKSSTLRQASGLIDALGYVPATEPAQPLREGPPTAGRELDPDDWPDPEGPLADPFEAIGRLPESHPYRTVGADALGDGLSLFDELTGEMYRGGHTDRNALVPTFGGSVKPTARYPAAAEAGIASDDRPTLIVGFRSLTDYDARAFAGRLEAAGVPFDVAGAEVEFAEAFRADTKITRLAKALDHDEEIDGVPAREALAKAVAPHLHDVVDEAGGVDRVERVGFPAFLGDQHGEAVREELADRLGADVFEIPMGPPSLPGLRLEDRLYDALDEAGVRFETGNPVVGIEAQSDGAIETVSVDRKGRETPYGADAFVLATGGLVGKGLDSDREGVTEPAFGLHVEQPADRYEWFVDDAFGDQPYARFGVRIDEDGRALDAAGAPAYENVFAAGGVVGGADVAREKSASGVSLATGVVAGRRAAKEASQ